From the Robbsia betulipollinis genome, the window TCTGCGCGTTGCGTGATGGCGCGGGCTTCCTGCAACGCGCCCTCGCCGATGCCCAGATACAGGTTGGCCAGGATCAATTGCGCGAGCAGGGGACGCAGGCAGGCGAACGGCGTCGACAGCGGCCCCGGATCGCGCAGCCACTCCGCCGGCTCGACCGGCACGTGCGCGAAGGTGACGGTGCCGCTGTCGGTCTGGCGTTGCCCCATGTTGTCCCAGTCGTCGAGGGTGACGATGCCGGCGCGGGCGGTCGGAACGACGCCGATCAGCAGGCGGTCGTCGGGATCGAGCGCGGAGACCAGCAGCATGTCGGAGCCGGTCGCGCCGGAGCAGAAGCTTTTGCGTCCGTCGATCCAGGCGCGGCCGTGCGCATCGAACGTCGCGCGGGTTTGGGTGTCGAGCGGATTGAGCGCGTTGCCCCAGAACCAGCGGTGCCGGATGCTGTCCGCGTACCACGGCTGCCACTGGCCCGGCTGGCCGAAGAGGCGCGTTGTCGCAAGCAGGAGATGGTGGAACGCGAACAGGTGCGCGAGCGAGCTGTCGACGCGCGCGAAGCGGCGCACCACGCCGAGCGTCGCGTGCCAGTCCGCGCCCAGACCGCCGAGTTCGCTCGGCGTGCTCAGGCCGAGCAGGCCGCTGTCGCGCAGCAGCGCGCGTTCGTGCGCGGCATGTCCGCCCTGGGCGTCGCGCGCCGTGGCGGTGCGGGCGAACGCTTCGGCGAGCGCCGCCACGGTGTCGTCCCAGGGCGGGGCGCTGTCGTCGTGCAGGGGGGCGGCGCGGCTCATGGGCGCTGCCGGCCGCGGGCACGCGGCAGGGGGAAAGCGATGCGGGTCAACGTGGTCTCCCGATAGTGAAGGACGCGAGCGATGCGCAGGGATCGTTCCCACACACTAACAAGGGTGCGGGTCTGCGCTAAACAAGATTTTCGGCTAAGGACAGGCGATTTCCTGGACTGGGCCGTTCGTTCGAAAGCTCGGCCTAAAGAACGGTTCCGGGAAACCTTAGACGAAACCATTCGTTCGAGCGCCGCCGACGGCCCGCTAGCATGGTGACCCCGATGCAGTACCGCGTCGGCGATTTTCATGGGCGCGAGGCGCGCCGACGGGCAAGGAGTTCACGATGGATGTTTTCTGGTTCATTCCGACGCATGGCGACAGCCGCTACCTCGGTACCACGCAAGGCGCGCGTGCCGCGGATTTCGATTATTTCCGGCAGATCGCGCAGGCCGCCGATTCGCTGGGTTATGAAGGCGTGCTGCTGCCCACGGGCCGGTCCTGCGAGGATGCGTGGGTGGTCGCGTCGAGCCTGATTTCGTCCACGAAGCGGCTGAAGTTCCTGGTGGCGGTGCGCCCGGGTCTGTCGTCGCCGGCCCTGTCGGCGCGCATGGCGGCGACGTTCGACCGCCTCTCGGGCGGTCGTCTGCTGATCAACGTGGTCACGGGCGGGGACCCGGTCGAGCTGGCGGGCGACGGCGTCTTCAACGATCACGAAACGCGGTACGAGGTCACCGACGAATTCCTGCACATCTGGCGCCGTCTGCTCGAAGCCTCGCATACCGGCGGGACGATCGATTTCGAGGGCCGTCATCTGCAAAGCCGCGGTGGCAAGATCCTGTATCCGCCGGTACAGGCAGGCCACCCGCCGCTGTGGTTCGGCGGTTCGTCCCCGGCCGCGCATGCGATCGCCGCGGACCATATCGATACCTATCTGACCTGGGGCGAAGCACCGGCGGAAGTCGAAAGGAAGATCGCCGATATCCGCCGGCGCGCCGCCGACAAGGGCCGCAGGATCAGGTTCGGCATCCGGCTGCACGTCATCGTGCGGGAAACCGAGGAGGAAGCCTGGGCCGATGCCGACCGGCTGATCAGCAAGCTCGACGACGAGACCATCGAACGCGCGCAGGCCTCCTTCGCGAAAATGGACTCCGAGGGGCAGCGGCGCATGGCGGCGCTGCATGGCGGACGGCGCGACAAGCTGCAGATCTATCCGCATCTGTGGGCCGGCGTCGGTCTGGTGCGGGGCGGGGCGGGCACCGCGCTGGTCGGCAACCCCGAGCAGGTCGCCGGACTGATGAAGGAATACGCGGCGCTCGGCATCGATACCTTCATTCTCTCGGGCTACCCGCATCTGGAGGAGTCGTACCGTTTCGCGGAACTGGTTTTTCCGCTGCTGCCGCGGGCGCAACGCGCGGGCGCGACCGGTCCGCTGTCGGGGCCGTTCGGTGAAGTCGTCGGCACCTCCTATCTGCCGCGCGCCGCGCAAGGCTGACCGCGCGCGGCGGCTGCCGTCAGTGCCGCGGTTCCCGGCCGCCGCGCTCGCCCCCGTGTTGCCGCACGGGGTGCGACCGACGCTGCCGGCGTCCCGATCCTCGGGATTGCCACCATTGCCTGCGATCCCCTCGTGCCGGTAGGATGGGCGGTCACCGCCACCGAGGAGCAACGATGGGCCGGCTGGAAAACAAGGTCGCCGTGATTACCGGTGCGGGCCGCGGCATCGGCGCGGCCATCGCACGCGCATTCGCCCGCGACTGGCGTGCCTGCTTCGCGGTGGACCGCGACGGCGTTTGGCATGGCTGTCGCGCGGTGCTGCCGGACATGGCGGCGCAGGGGCGCGGCAGTATCGTGAACATCGCTTCCACGCACAGCTTCCAGATCATTCCCGGGTGTTTTCCGTATCCGGTCGCCAAGCACGGGGTCATCGGCCTCACCCGGGCGCCCGGCATCGAGTACGCGGCGCGCAACGTCCGCGTCAACGCGATCGCGCCGGGCTATATCGAGACGCAGCTGGCGCACGACGAGTGGAACCGCGCGGCCGATCCCGCCGCCGCCCGCGCGGCCACCCTGGCGTTGTCGCCGATGAAGCGGATCGGCCGGCCGGAGGAGGTGGCGATGACCGCGGTGTTCCTGTCGTCCGACGAGGCGCCGTTCATCAACGCGAGCTGCATCACCGTGGATGGCGGCCGTTCGGTGCTCTACCATGCCGCCCTCTAGACACGTAACCCTATAAGTCCACCTCACCCTTCGAACCGATATGAAAATCACCAAACTGACCACCTTCGTCGTGCCGCCACGCTGGCTGTTCGTCAAGGTGGAAACCGATGAAGGCATCAGCGGCTGGGGCGAGCCGATCGTCGAGGGCCGTGCGCACACCGTGGCCGCGGCCGTCGAGGAGCTTGCCGACTATCTGATCGGCAAGGATCCGCGCCACGTTCAGGACCACTGGACGGTGCTGTACCGCGGCGGTTTCTACCGGGGCGGGGCGGTGCACATGAGCGCGCTCGCCGGCATCGATCAGGCATTGTGGGATATCAAGGGGCGCGCGCTCGGGGTGCCGGTGCACGAGTTGCTGGGCGGGCCGCTGCGCG encodes:
- a CDS encoding acyl-CoA dehydrogenase family protein; translated protein: MSRAAPLHDDSAPPWDDTVAALAEAFARTATARDAQGGHAAHERALLRDSGLLGLSTPSELGGLGADWHATLGVVRRFARVDSSLAHLFAFHHLLLATTRLFGQPGQWQPWYADSIRHRWFWGNALNPLDTQTRATFDAHGRAWIDGRKSFCSGATGSDMLLVSALDPDDRLLIGVVPTARAGIVTLDDWDNMGQRQTDSGTVTFAHVPVEPAEWLRDPGPLSTPFACLRPLLAQLILANLYLGIGEGALQEARAITQRAERPWIASAAARPREDPYVLAHFGDFWLALEGARALADAAARAFDRAWARGTALTAAERGTVAIAIAAAKVAATRASLDVTHRMFEVTGARSTTAGLRLDRYWRNARVHTLHDPVDYKVRELGDWALNDLPPKPSFYS
- the ssuD gene encoding FMNH2-dependent alkanesulfonate monooxygenase, which codes for MDVFWFIPTHGDSRYLGTTQGARAADFDYFRQIAQAADSLGYEGVLLPTGRSCEDAWVVASSLISSTKRLKFLVAVRPGLSSPALSARMAATFDRLSGGRLLINVVTGGDPVELAGDGVFNDHETRYEVTDEFLHIWRRLLEASHTGGTIDFEGRHLQSRGGKILYPPVQAGHPPLWFGGSSPAAHAIAADHIDTYLTWGEAPAEVERKIADIRRRAADKGRRIRFGIRLHVIVRETEEEAWADADRLISKLDDETIERAQASFAKMDSEGQRRMAALHGGRRDKLQIYPHLWAGVGLVRGGAGTALVGNPEQVAGLMKEYAALGIDTFILSGYPHLEESYRFAELVFPLLPRAQRAGATGPLSGPFGEVVGTSYLPRAAQG
- a CDS encoding SDR family oxidoreductase codes for the protein MGRLENKVAVITGAGRGIGAAIARAFARDWRACFAVDRDGVWHGCRAVLPDMAAQGRGSIVNIASTHSFQIIPGCFPYPVAKHGVIGLTRAPGIEYAARNVRVNAIAPGYIETQLAHDEWNRAADPAAARAATLALSPMKRIGRPEEVAMTAVFLSSDEAPFINASCITVDGGRSVLYHAAL